The Bacillus sp. Y1 genome has a window encoding:
- a CDS encoding DUF805 domain-containing protein codes for MQWYMKVLKNYVGFQGRARRKEYWMFFLFNFLFTILFSIIEMMLGLGGILSGIYGLAVLLPSIAVSVRRLHDIGRTGWWMLLSFIPVIGLIVLLVFAVLDSQPGENKYGPNPKGQ; via the coding sequence ATGCAATGGTATATGAAAGTTTTAAAGAATTACGTTGGGTTTCAAGGGAGAGCTAGGAGAAAAGAGTACTGGATGTTTTTCCTTTTTAATTTTCTCTTTACCATTTTGTTTTCAATTATTGAAATGATGCTCGGTCTTGGAGGAATTCTATCCGGGATTTACGGATTAGCTGTTTTGTTACCTTCAATAGCTGTTAGTGTGCGCCGCCTGCATGATATAGGAAGGACAGGGTGGTGGATGCTGCTCTCTTTTATCCCTGTAATCGGATTAATTGTACTTTTAGTGTTTGCAGTGCTTGACAGCCAGCCGGGTGAAAATAAATATGGACCAAATCCAAAGGGCCAATGA